One part of the Enterococcus sp. DIV1094 genome encodes these proteins:
- a CDS encoding DUF3850 domain-containing protein — MIHELKILPEHFEAVTSGRKQFEIRKNDGDYKVGDRLYLREWNGENFTGDSYKAEVTYITDYAQKDGYVVMGIEGLEGAK; from the coding sequence ATGATACACGAACTAAAAATACTACCAGAACACTTCGAAGCTGTCACAAGCGGACGCAAACAATTCGAGATTCGCAAGAATGATGGTGATTACAAGGTTGGTGATCGATTGTATTTAAGAGAATGGAACGGTGAGAATTTCACAGGTGACTCATATAAAGCAGAGGTAACTTATATTACTGATTATGCGCAGAAAGATGGATATGTTGTGATGGGGATTGAAGGACTGGAGGGAGCAAAATGA
- a CDS encoding terminase small subunit — MSKLNPKQQAFADEYIITGNAYQSALKAGYKENYAKNAQEKLVEKGGKVSEYIQDKLKEVQIKRHLSMEEALAITASIAKGEPQRFEVIKRDPLTNEILEREVSEYSAGFKERNQALEHYYKINAAFVDKQKVEITEIPTFIDDISSDEDG; from the coding sequence GTGAGTAAGTTAAATCCTAAACAACAAGCATTCGCTGATGAGTACATCATCACAGGGAACGCTTATCAATCAGCACTTAAAGCCGGTTATAAAGAAAACTACGCTAAGAATGCACAAGAAAAATTGGTGGAAAAAGGTGGAAAGGTATCCGAATACATCCAAGATAAACTTAAAGAAGTTCAAATTAAAAGACATTTATCTATGGAGGAAGCATTGGCAATCACTGCTTCTATTGCGAAAGGAGAACCGCAACGTTTTGAGGTTATTAAAAGAGATCCGCTTACCAACGAAATACTAGAACGTGAAGTGAGTGAATATTCAGCAGGATTCAAAGAACGTAATCAAGCACTTGAGCATTATTATAAAATTAACGCAGCGTTTGTAGACAAACAGAAAGTTGAGATTACTGAAATACCTACTTTCATAGATGACATAAGCAGTGATGAAGATGGCTAG
- a CDS encoding ArpU family phage packaging/lysis transcriptional regulator — protein sequence MQLLRDVDFRQTRCNARDVLKNFRRLERMAGRSLIDIKSPIITDMPRSPKHGNKTEDALIQMMDIEAERDAILVALMSLSLISRQILYYSFCDVNKHSNYEIGQLIQGYGEKNVEKLKSNALIEFAEAYKKGSLIKYR from the coding sequence ATGCAATTACTAAGAGATGTGGACTTTAGGCAGACAAGATGTAATGCGAGAGATGTGTTGAAAAACTTCCGACGGTTGGAGCGGATGGCAGGTCGTTCCTTGATAGACATTAAGTCACCGATTATAACTGACATGCCTAGGTCGCCAAAACACGGTAACAAAACAGAAGATGCGCTTATTCAAATGATGGATATAGAAGCAGAAAGGGATGCGATTTTAGTAGCTCTGATGAGTTTGAGCCTTATCAGTCGTCAAATACTCTATTATAGTTTTTGCGATGTTAATAAGCACTCTAATTATGAAATAGGACAACTAATTCAGGGGTATGGAGAGAAAAACGTAGAAAAGCTAAAATCCAATGCATTGATCGAATTTGCAGAAGCGTATAAAAAAGGTTCATTGATTAAGTATCGGTAA
- a CDS encoding helix-turn-helix domain-containing protein, producing the protein MAEHRSYYAIIPANVRYDDSLIPSAKLLYGEITALCNEKGYCWASNEYFANQYKVSKPTIQNWLKSLEEKGYIYREVKYKEGSKEIEARYIRILGGGHQENLVGGHQEIYQDNNTSINNTFNNTKEYIRELPPSKKSKAKPIRHKYGEYKNVLLSDDQMEKLKTEFPNDYQERIERLSEYCESAGKTYKNYLATIRSWARKEKNESKKNQKTFPNSRAKHHVTRKEPEPKWLADYNEQERLRKEREAHQYDDVPF; encoded by the coding sequence TTGGCAGAACATCGAAGTTATTACGCCATCATACCTGCAAATGTTAGATATGACGATTCATTGATACCTAGTGCAAAACTTCTTTATGGAGAAATCACAGCTTTGTGTAATGAAAAAGGTTATTGCTGGGCTAGTAATGAATACTTTGCCAATCAATACAAAGTAAGTAAGCCAACAATTCAGAATTGGCTAAAGTCACTTGAAGAAAAAGGCTATATATATCGAGAAGTTAAGTACAAAGAGGGTAGTAAAGAAATCGAGGCTAGGTATATAAGAATTCTTGGTGGGGGTCACCAAGAAAATTTGGTGGGGGGTCACCAAGAAATCTATCAAGATAATAATACATCTATTAATAATACATTTAATAATACAAAAGAATATATAAGAGAGTTACCGCCTTCGAAAAAATCGAAGGCTAAGCCCATCCGTCATAAATACGGAGAGTACAAAAATGTTCTCTTGTCAGATGACCAAATGGAGAAACTCAAAACAGAATTCCCTAATGATTATCAAGAACGGATTGAACGGTTATCCGAGTATTGTGAATCAGCTGGTAAAACTTATAAAAACTATTTGGCGACTATTCGAAGCTGGGCGAGAAAAGAAAAAAATGAATCTAAGAAGAACCAAAAGACATTCCCTAACTCCCGAGCGAAGCATCATGTCACTCGAAAAGAGCCAGAGCCAAAATGGTTAGCGGACTATAACGAACAAGAAAGGCTCAGAAAAGAAAGAGAAGCACATCAATATGACGATGTTCCTTTTTAA
- a CDS encoding DUF4355 domain-containing protein: MKSKHFLPMNLQFFAEDDTTDVTPDNASDTTVDGEEKGGSDPTEADKKYTDAEVDKIIAAKFAKWEAKQQQEKDEAAKLAEMDDKEKADYEKQQLEAKLAEYERKEVLSKMSEQASEMLSEKGANPTKEMLRLIVSEDAETTSSNVKTYLASVEVEREAIKAEYERKLGGRVPLDGGTGGSVQGEYGKQLAKKATVETPKQTYFKN; encoded by the coding sequence ATGAAGAGTAAACACTTTTTACCTATGAACTTACAATTCTTTGCAGAAGACGACACAACTGATGTAACTCCGGATAATGCATCAGATACAACTGTGGATGGCGAAGAAAAAGGCGGTTCAGACCCAACAGAAGCTGACAAAAAATACACTGATGCTGAAGTTGACAAAATCATTGCAGCGAAATTCGCTAAATGGGAAGCAAAGCAACAACAGGAAAAAGACGAAGCTGCAAAACTTGCCGAAATGGACGACAAGGAAAAAGCAGATTACGAGAAGCAACAACTTGAAGCAAAGTTGGCTGAGTACGAACGTAAAGAAGTGCTATCCAAGATGTCTGAACAAGCAAGCGAAATGCTGTCTGAGAAAGGCGCTAACCCTACGAAAGAAATGCTTCGACTGATTGTGTCGGAAGACGCTGAAACTACGTCAAGCAACGTGAAGACGTATTTAGCATCTGTTGAAGTGGAACGTGAAGCAATCAAAGCGGAATACGAGCGCAAACTAGGTGGTCGAGTACCTTTAGATGGCGGAACCGGCGGATCGGTACAAGGTGAATACGGCAAGCAATTGGCGAAAAAAGCGACAGTGGAAACGCCAAAGCAAACTTATTTTAAAAATTAG
- a CDS encoding minor capsid protein, with amino-acid sequence MKSQDYFIKREKAWQQQQIKDDKKRMNEIKKRLQYAQDAIQKEIDAQWDSFSNGQKITRSEAMKRADEMDVKAFARKAKKYVKEKDFSPTANKELKLYNLTMRVNRLELLKANIGLELIAMFNDMDKYFSGELTSAGLKELQRQAGILEMTIAKRGYAKLVEQVINSSFRAEGFATFSERLWMYQAELKADLDKLLVRSVTLGRNPKQLAPELKRFLTEKGRENTRFNTERLMVTETTRVQIGIQERSYRDADITKYTFISEPSACRLCLPLNGKVFDVDKMEPGTNAPNMHPFCRCSTAPYVDRIAFEKMLKERGL; translated from the coding sequence GTGAAATCACAAGATTACTTCATCAAACGTGAGAAAGCTTGGCAACAGCAACAGATTAAAGATGATAAGAAACGCATGAACGAAATCAAGAAGCGCCTGCAATACGCTCAGGATGCGATACAAAAAGAGATAGACGCACAGTGGGACAGTTTTTCTAATGGACAGAAAATCACTCGTAGCGAAGCGATGAAGCGAGCTGACGAAATGGATGTAAAAGCATTTGCTCGCAAGGCTAAGAAGTATGTTAAAGAAAAAGACTTCTCTCCAACAGCAAATAAGGAATTAAAGCTATACAACCTTACAATGCGTGTTAATCGATTGGAATTGCTAAAGGCGAATATCGGACTTGAACTGATTGCTATGTTCAACGATATGGATAAATATTTCTCAGGAGAGCTTACTAGTGCTGGCTTGAAAGAATTGCAACGTCAAGCGGGTATCTTAGAAATGACGATCGCTAAAAGAGGTTATGCCAAGCTAGTAGAACAAGTAATCAATAGTTCGTTTCGAGCGGAAGGTTTCGCAACGTTTAGCGAACGGCTTTGGATGTACCAAGCAGAGCTGAAAGCTGATTTGGATAAGTTACTGGTACGTAGTGTGACTTTAGGACGTAATCCCAAACAGTTGGCACCTGAACTGAAGAGATTCCTTACTGAAAAAGGTAGAGAGAATACTCGTTTCAATACGGAGCGATTGATGGTCACAGAAACGACTAGGGTTCAGATTGGTATCCAAGAGCGAAGTTATCGTGATGCTGATATTACGAAGTACACATTCATTTCTGAGCCTTCCGCATGCCGTTTATGTTTGCCGTTGAATGGGAAAGTGTTTGATGTTGATAAAATGGAACCAGGAACAAATGCGCCGAATATGCATCCATTTTGTAGATGCAGTACGGCACCATATGTTGATCGTATTGCTTTTGAAAAGATGTTGAAAGAAAGAGGGTTATAA
- a CDS encoding major capsid protein, whose product MKVKIHKETLMKMNLQYFATLNIFDLVQAPNIATYWAERANEQQPYLGEELFPADKQLGMKLSWLKGKTGSPVALRPSGLDADVIPRGREGFEELIQKMIFFKESYYIDEELRQELNMINQTNNPAYRDVVVNRVFDDITDLLRGAAVRREIMRMELLTTGAITIQENGQDHVIKYDLPENHMGNADVAWSDVANADPVEDIDKAISVLKEEGVNPARAIMNSKTFRYLRQNAAIKATILGNNANAQAAKLSKQALLDYISEEFNLEIVIYDKVYTDSNGTNKFIPDNMFVLLPAQTLGKTWFGTTPEESDLMSSPNVANVSVVDTGVAITTMKKADPVNVETKVSMISLPSFEQANAVYILETIPEG is encoded by the coding sequence ATGAAAGTGAAAATCCATAAAGAAACATTAATGAAAATGAATTTACAGTACTTTGCAACGCTTAATATCTTTGACCTAGTGCAAGCACCAAACATTGCCACTTATTGGGCAGAACGAGCGAATGAGCAACAGCCTTATCTTGGCGAAGAGTTGTTCCCTGCTGATAAACAACTAGGCATGAAGTTGTCTTGGTTGAAAGGTAAAACTGGTTCTCCGGTAGCGTTGCGTCCTTCTGGATTAGATGCTGATGTTATCCCTCGTGGGCGTGAAGGATTTGAAGAATTGATCCAAAAAATGATTTTCTTCAAAGAATCTTACTACATTGACGAAGAGTTGCGCCAAGAGTTGAATATGATTAACCAAACAAATAACCCAGCATATCGTGATGTAGTTGTAAATCGTGTATTTGATGATATTACAGACTTGTTGCGTGGTGCTGCAGTACGTCGTGAAATCATGCGTATGGAACTATTAACCACTGGAGCAATCACAATCCAAGAAAATGGACAAGATCATGTAATCAAATATGACTTACCTGAAAACCACATGGGAAATGCTGATGTTGCATGGAGTGATGTGGCGAATGCTGATCCAGTAGAAGATATCGATAAAGCTATTTCTGTATTGAAAGAAGAAGGCGTGAATCCAGCTCGTGCCATTATGAATAGCAAGACTTTCCGCTATTTACGTCAAAATGCAGCGATCAAAGCGACTATTTTAGGAAACAATGCCAATGCTCAAGCGGCTAAATTATCGAAACAAGCTTTGTTGGATTACATTTCAGAAGAGTTTAACCTAGAGATCGTTATTTACGATAAAGTTTACACTGATTCAAATGGTACGAATAAATTTATCCCAGATAATATGTTTGTTTTATTGCCAGCTCAAACATTGGGCAAAACATGGTTTGGTACTACTCCAGAAGAATCTGACTTGATGTCTAGTCCGAATGTAGCAAATGTATCAGTTGTCGATACTGGTGTTGCTATTACGACTATGAAGAAAGCTGATCCAGTAAATGTTGAGACAAAAGTTTCTATGATCTCGCTTCCTTCTTTTGAGCAAGCAAATGCTGTGTACATTCTTGAAACAATTCCAGAAGGGTAA
- a CDS encoding phage portal protein: protein MEQNIQFLSGKRFDDEANLIYKVPVNQLPKREMLNQRTGEVEQAIDFEHEDVWKMIVEFIKHHRAKQVPRLQELKRYMLGDNNINYRPNKPEGRSDNRIASGFADFIVSFKLGVLLGNPLKYSGDQAIAEKINRFASQSNEDYHNQLVGRDMIGLGRAYEWIGRDEYGKETLAKFDAEQTFVIYDNTKDRNSLCGVHYYKEKYLDKSWTRVELYTNSGFNYYLIAENDDLEHVKIEDGESIESYFDSVQVNEWINNEERLSDFERVLDSIDAYDLSRSEMANFQQDTSEAYLVIKGNPDTADDEQGDNSKLDVLQAMMRARMLVLGDKKIYDGNIAGAEPDAYYLKKEYDVAGMEANDSRTVADILRFTSLIDFTDENIGSNQSGIGFRFKGWGSDNDRKNKERMVKKAIMRRLRLLTHSWSIKDELNKPQGLIDTVKAFFVSDEQQQEQLYNKVNEIQIQFTPNVPQSDEEIMKVIAGMVGIVSDQTLCEMAERLTGVPFEEELKRLKEQTGSGVFDSDKETNTEVEEDEREEDEADNRSN from the coding sequence GTGGAACAGAATATTCAGTTTTTAAGTGGCAAGCGATTTGATGATGAAGCGAACCTTATTTATAAAGTGCCGGTTAATCAATTACCGAAAAGAGAGATGCTGAATCAGCGTACTGGCGAAGTTGAACAGGCAATCGACTTTGAACATGAAGACGTTTGGAAGATGATTGTTGAGTTCATTAAACACCACCGAGCCAAACAAGTGCCAAGGTTGCAGGAACTAAAACGCTATATGTTAGGAGACAACAACATCAATTATCGTCCGAACAAACCAGAAGGCAGATCGGACAATCGTATAGCAAGTGGCTTTGCAGATTTTATCGTCTCATTTAAGTTAGGCGTATTGTTAGGGAACCCATTGAAATACAGTGGGGATCAGGCGATTGCAGAAAAAATCAACAGATTTGCTAGTCAATCGAATGAAGACTATCACAATCAGTTGGTAGGCAGAGATATGATTGGATTAGGTAGAGCGTATGAATGGATCGGGCGTGATGAGTACGGTAAGGAAACACTAGCTAAGTTTGACGCAGAACAAACATTCGTAATCTATGATAACACCAAAGATCGCAATTCATTGTGTGGGGTTCATTACTATAAAGAAAAGTACCTAGATAAGTCGTGGACACGAGTTGAACTATATACAAACAGCGGATTCAATTATTATCTCATCGCAGAAAACGATGACTTAGAACATGTCAAAATTGAAGATGGTGAAAGTATTGAAAGTTACTTTGACTCGGTTCAAGTTAATGAATGGATCAACAACGAAGAACGTTTGAGCGACTTTGAGCGCGTACTTGATTCCATAGATGCCTATGATCTTTCTCGCTCTGAGATGGCCAACTTCCAACAAGATACATCAGAAGCTTACTTGGTAATTAAAGGCAATCCAGATACTGCAGACGATGAACAAGGCGACAACAGCAAGTTAGATGTACTCCAAGCTATGATGCGAGCGAGAATGCTTGTTTTAGGCGATAAGAAGATATATGACGGCAATATAGCAGGCGCTGAACCTGATGCATATTATCTTAAGAAAGAGTATGACGTTGCCGGAATGGAAGCTAACGATAGTCGAACGGTTGCAGATATCCTTCGCTTCACATCTCTTATTGACTTTACAGACGAGAACATAGGGTCCAACCAGTCGGGCATTGGATTCCGTTTCAAGGGTTGGGGGTCAGACAACGATCGCAAGAATAAAGAGCGTATGGTCAAGAAAGCTATTATGCGCCGTCTACGATTGCTCACTCACTCTTGGAGCATCAAAGATGAATTGAATAAACCTCAAGGCTTGATTGATACAGTCAAAGCCTTTTTTGTTTCCGATGAACAGCAACAAGAGCAACTATACAACAAAGTGAACGAAATCCAAATTCAATTTACACCGAATGTCCCGCAATCAGATGAAGAAATCATGAAAGTTATTGCAGGAATGGTTGGCATCGTATCAGATCAAACGTTGTGCGAAATGGCTGAGCGCTTGACTGGTGTTCCGTTTGAAGAAGAACTGAAACGATTGAAGGAACAAACTGGTTCTGGTGTGTTTGATAGTGATAAAGAAACTAACACGGAGGTAGAGGAAGATGAACGAGAAGAAGATGAAGCAGATAATCGAAGCAATTGA
- a CDS encoding DUF7694 domain-containing protein yields MKSINEISKQPRLNNIVIGKDGLSFVWSDGKWNYAVIASNGMGWDHVSVSCHNKRITPSWDVMCRIKDICFEQDEVVVQFHPKNSEYVNIKNNCLHLWKPQNVEILTPPIILV; encoded by the coding sequence ATGAAATCAATTAACGAGATATCTAAACAACCACGATTAAATAATATTGTGATTGGCAAAGATGGTCTTTCGTTCGTGTGGAGTGATGGGAAATGGAATTACGCAGTAATAGCGAGCAACGGCATGGGTTGGGATCATGTTTCTGTATCATGTCACAACAAACGGATTACTCCTTCTTGGGACGTGATGTGTAGAATTAAAGATATTTGTTTTGAGCAAGATGAAGTTGTAGTGCAATTCCATCCTAAAAATAGCGAATATGTCAATATTAAAAACAATTGTCTGCATCTATGGAAACCGCAAAATGTTGAAATTCTAACACCACCGATAATTTTAGTTTAA
- a CDS encoding PBSX family phage terminase large subunit codes for MARKLSEFLPPTFHSVWKATLNQNILNIVCKGGRGSGKSSDIAHIITQLLMRYAVNAVGIRYVDNTLEQSIYEQMKWAIEEQGVSRLFKFNKSPLKITYLPRGNYMIFRGAQNPERIKSLKDSKFPFAIGWIEELAEFKTEDEVTTITNSFLRGELGDGLFYKFFFSYNPPKRKQSWVNKKYETSFQPHNTFIHHSTYRDNPFISKEFLKEVEETRKRNKIRAEWEYDGKAVGSGVVPFDNLQVKKGSITDEMVANFDNIRQGLDYGYATDPLAFVRWHYDKKRNSIYAIDELYEVKCSNRRAAQWIKNKRYDYQDIIAEVEPKSNAEMRNEHDISKIRQVTKGPDSVEYGEKWLDDLDAIYIDPLRTPNIAKEFENIDYQTDRDGNPKPRLEDKDNHTIDATRYAFNDDMRKQPKPVNVKRTIETYRKLGL; via the coding sequence ATGGCTAGGAAATTATCTGAATTTCTTCCACCTACGTTTCATTCAGTTTGGAAAGCTACTTTGAATCAAAATATTCTTAATATAGTTTGTAAAGGTGGACGTGGGTCAGGTAAATCATCAGATATAGCGCATATAATTACTCAGTTGCTTATGAGATACGCAGTGAATGCTGTAGGTATACGCTATGTCGATAATACACTTGAGCAATCTATATACGAACAAATGAAATGGGCGATCGAAGAGCAAGGAGTATCACGTTTGTTTAAGTTTAATAAGTCACCTTTAAAGATCACTTATCTTCCAAGAGGTAACTATATGATATTTCGTGGCGCTCAGAATCCAGAACGAATTAAATCTTTAAAAGATAGTAAATTTCCATTTGCTATAGGATGGATTGAAGAACTAGCAGAATTTAAAACAGAAGACGAAGTCACGACTATTACTAACTCTTTTTTACGTGGGGAATTAGGTGATGGTCTTTTTTATAAGTTCTTTTTTAGTTACAACCCGCCCAAGAGGAAACAATCATGGGTAAACAAAAAATATGAGACTTCTTTTCAACCACATAACACTTTTATTCATCACTCGACTTATCGAGATAATCCGTTCATCTCTAAGGAATTTTTGAAAGAAGTTGAGGAAACTAGGAAAAGGAATAAAATTAGAGCTGAGTGGGAATATGATGGTAAAGCTGTGGGATCAGGGGTTGTACCATTTGATAATTTACAAGTGAAAAAAGGTTCTATTACAGATGAAATGGTAGCTAATTTTGACAATATACGACAAGGGCTTGACTACGGTTACGCAACAGATCCGCTTGCTTTTGTGCGCTGGCACTATGATAAAAAAAGAAACAGTATATACGCCATCGATGAGCTTTACGAGGTGAAATGTAGCAATCGTCGTGCGGCACAATGGATCAAGAACAAGAGATATGATTATCAAGATATCATCGCAGAAGTTGAGCCAAAATCAAATGCTGAGATGAGAAATGAACATGATATATCAAAGATAAGGCAAGTTACAAAAGGGCCAGATAGTGTCGAATACGGCGAAAAGTGGTTAGATGATTTAGATGCGATTTATATTGATCCGCTTCGAACACCGAACATAGCCAAAGAGTTTGAAAACATAGACTATCAAACAGACCGAGATGGAAATCCTAAACCTCGCCTTGAGGATAAGGATAATCATACGATAGATGCTACTCGTTATGCCTTCAATGATGATATGAGAAAACAACCAAAACCAGTTAACGTCAAGCGGACGATCGAAACATATAGAAAACTAGGATTGTAG
- a CDS encoding phosphocarrier protein HPr domain protein: MVGLTIFWCVIGGILSLVGFYFINHKSKNQRDYTVLGIVLLAIGIMVAVGAQLNIYINGTQEDLVRFLFWTRD; the protein is encoded by the coding sequence ATGGTCGGATTAACAATATTTTGGTGTGTAATTGGTGGAATCCTATCATTGGTGGGTTTCTATTTTATCAATCATAAGAGTAAAAACCAAAGAGATTACACAGTACTAGGAATCGTTCTACTGGCTATTGGAATAATGGTGGCAGTTGGAGCACAATTAAACATTTATATAAATGGCACGCAAGAAGATTTGGTGCGGTTTCTGTTTTGGACGAGAGATTAG
- a CDS encoding YopX family protein yields the protein MIPKFRALNIKTGFWFDEQELVFCDGKWFQDWRSFEDDFPLDMRDCVVMQSTGLKDKNRVEIFEGDIVKTLGADLEETLSTIKFAEGAFCVDHKNLGTEFEFLYFVDSPLEVVGNIYKNPDLLEVER from the coding sequence ATGATACCGAAGTTTCGAGCATTAAATATAAAGACAGGATTTTGGTTTGATGAACAAGAATTAGTTTTTTGTGATGGTAAATGGTTCCAGGATTGGCGTAGTTTTGAAGACGACTTTCCGTTGGATATGCGAGATTGCGTTGTTATGCAATCCACAGGACTGAAAGATAAGAACCGTGTAGAGATTTTTGAGGGGGATATTGTGAAAACCCTCGGAGCTGATTTGGAAGAAACTTTATCAACAATAAAGTTTGCTGAGGGAGCATTTTGTGTTGATCACAAAAATCTTGGCACGGAATTTGAGTTTTTGTACTTTGTTGATTCACCTTTGGAAGTCGTCGGAAATATATACAAAAATCCTGACTTATTGGAGGTAGAGCGATGA